In Thiomonas arsenitoxydans, the genomic stretch TGCGTCGGCATAACCTTCAAAAGTGGGTCAATTTTCGTTCGGCACGAACACTCGAGACCAAGCTCAAGGCAAACGGCAACAAATACACAATCAGCGGCGTAGTGAGCCAGGATGGGACGGTCTACCCCTTGGGAAGTGACACCAAGGTGCTCAGTACCATTTTTGAGTTATTCACCCGTCCACTGATGATTGAACTAGCTCACGACCTAGGGCTGCAGCTCGTGGAGCCATCGGCTCAGAACCACTACCCAGATTTCACTCTGTGCAGCGGCCCACACGCCAAAAACAAGATTGCTGTCGATGTGAAGACAACCTACATCGAGAGACCCGATGACACGTTTGGATTCACGCTTGGCGGTTACACCTCGTTTATTCGGCCAGGCAATGAGAGCAAGAACATAGTGTTCCCATTCACCGATTACACCGAACACTGGGTAATTGGCTACGTCTACGAGCGGGTTGCTGAGAAGAAGGCAGCCGAATGCGCTGTCTATACGCTAGAACAAATCAAAGACATCCCACTACCTTACCGGAATGTCCGTGTCTTCGTACAAGAGAAATGGCGCATATCCAGCGACCGGGCGGGGTCCGGGAACACAACTAACATCGGCAGCTTGGTGGGAAGAATCGACCAGTTCAGGGATGGCGGCGGGCCGTTCCAAGATGAGAACGAATTTCTGGACTACTGGCGCAACTACGGACGCATTG encodes the following:
- a CDS encoding type II restriction endonuclease, giving the protein MRRHNLQKWVNFRSARTLETKLKANGNKYTISGVVSQDGTVYPLGSDTKVLSTIFELFTRPLMIELAHDLGLQLVEPSAQNHYPDFTLCSGPHAKNKIAVDVKTTYIERPDDTFGFTLGGYTSFIRPGNESKNIVFPFTDYTEHWVIGYVYERVAEKKAAECAVYTLEQIKDIPLPYRNVRVFVQEKWRISSDRAGSGNTTNIGSLVGRIDQFRDGGGPFQDENEFLDYWRNYGRIAADRVNFKNIVEYRAWRKKNPL